The DNA sequence GGGGTTCTCGTCGGTTCCACGGTGGTGGATGCTGCGCATACAGAAACTGCGGTGATAGCCGGGCAGGGTGGCAATGACCCGCTCTTGCGGCTCAAACCCCGGATTCCATACCAAAGATCCATATCCGAAAACCCACATTGTCATTTTGCTGTTCCTCGCGCATTTGTGGCCTATAAACACCATCGCATCCCCGCAGAAAAGGGCCTCTGATATGCGTACGCTACTTAGTTTGATCGTTTTGAGCTCTATCGTATGGGCCAGCTACTGGTTCGTTGGCTCGTCCAGCCTGCAAACCGGGGTGGAACAATGGTTCGATGATCGCCGCGGCGAAGGTTGGCTAGCAGAATACAACACAAATGAGGTGCAAGGCTTCCCAAACCGTTTTGACAGCCATTTCAGAAATATATACCTCGCCGATCCTGGCACCGGCTGGGCTTGGACTGCACCTGAATTTCAAATCAATGCACTCAGCTATAACCCCGGTCACCTGATCGCGGTCTGGCCGGACCAACAGCAGCTGGCCACGCCGATCGACAAATACCAAGTTGTCAGCGAAGACATGCGTGCCAGCATCGTCGCCGAAAACGTGGCCAACTTGACCCTGAACCGGGCGACCATCACCGCCACCGAACTGGATGTCACCGACAGCAAGGGGCATACCGCTGCGCTGACCTCATTTGTTCTAGCTGCGGAACGGGAGCCAGAAGCCGAGGATGCAACGTATCGTTTGGGCCTACAGATCGATGACTTTAAGCCCTCCCTGCCGTGGAAAAAACTGATCGACCCCAAGGGCGCTTTACCTGACAGCCTTGATGCCATCAGCGCAGATTTGACCGTGTCCTTTGATGAATTGTGGAGCATGGAAGCCATCAACACTGCCCGCCCGCAGCCACGTAACATTCACATTCGCCTGGCCGAGGCACGCTGGGGCCGGCTTTTGCTGCAATTGGCGGGTGAGGTCAGTGTTGATTCCACTGGATATCCCACCGGTGAAATCACCGTCAAAGCCCGCAATTGGAAAGAAATCCTCGAACTGACAATCGCCTCTGGCGCAGTGCCCGAAGGGCTTGGCGGTAGCCTTAAGGATGGCTTGTCGCTCTTGTCGACACTGGCTGGCAATCCCGAAACCTTGGATATTCCACTGACCTTTGAATACGGCAAAGTGAAATTCGGCCCTGTGCCTCTGGGCCCCGCGCCTGTTATCAAGCTGCGTTAAAGCGCGCGCATCCAGAATTGCAGATCGTGATCTGTTTCTTTTGGCTGACCAATGTCTTTCCAGCGAAAGGATGCCACAGCGCTCTCAACCGGACTGTAGCCTCGCTTACTCCAGAAGGCATCCAACGGGCGATAATTTTCAGGGCGAAGCGGATGATCCTGTGGCCGTTGTACGCTGCAAAAGGCCGAATATTTTCGGCCTAAACTACGGGCATGCGCCTCACGCGCATCAAAAAACGCATGGCCCAACCCTTGCCCCCGATATTCAGGCAACAGCACGCTTTCAGCGCAATAAAAGATGTCGCTCAAATCCAAGCCGGTCTGGGCAAAGGCCGCTGCAAAATCCTCTGCGTGATCCTCCATCGGTGTACCGGTCGAGGCCCCGATCAAACGATCCCCGTCAAAGGCCCCCACCAAAATTGCATTTTTACTGTCACGGTAGGTTTGCAGATATTTTTCTTCATAGGCGGCATCACCATCATACAAATACGGCCAACTGCGAAATACTGTGATCCGCAGCTGCGCCACATCCGGCAGGGCGTCGGCCAGCGCGGAACCAGTCAGGCGCTCAACCCGGATCATGAAACCTGACGGGTCCAGTCTGCAAGATTGTAATAGGTCACAACGCGGGTGATCTTGCCATCTGCAAGACTAAAGAAAGACCCGGCAGGCAAGCGGTAGGTTTGACCCTTCGCCTCGGGCAAACCTTCATCGGTCGCCAGATAGGTTCCATTGACGACAAACTCGGCAGATGCACGGGTGCCACCTTCCGCATCAAAAATTACCATATCGGTCAGGTTCTCGCGGTAGCTGCGGTTCATATGCTCGCAAAAGGCCAGGAATTTTTCTTTGCCTTCCCGAACTTGGCCCTCGTTGACATGATGCGCCACGTTGTCGCTCAGGCAATCCAGCATGCCGTCAACATCGCCACGATTAAAGGCATCAAAATAGCGTTGTACTGTTGGGTTCATATTGGGTCTCCCCAGGTTTCGATGAGCTTCGCAATAATCTGATCGCGGGCCTGCCTATATGCATTGAGCTTGGCCTCACGGTTTTCGCCCAATCCAGTGGGGTCCATGATTGGCCAGTACACGACATCAAGATGAAACAGACGGGTCAATTCCTGCGCACGGCGCTGACTGGCGGGGCTCAGTGAGACAACCAAATCGAATGAAGACAGATCATCACCCCATTCTTCCATCTCGTCAAAGCTGCGGGTGCGGTGGCGCGACAGTTCCACGCCGATTTCTTCACATACAGCGATGGAAAATCCATCGATCTCAAGGTCGCTTTTCACACCGGCAGATTGCACATAGGTATCTGTGCCGTAGAATTTTTTCATGATACCTTCGGCCATGGGCGAACGGGCCGAATTGTGGTCACAGCAAAACAGGACCGACTGAGGAAGCTCTGGCGCCATCGCGGTTTAGCCTCCGAAGTGCAGGACGCAGATCAACGTGAACAACCGGCGCGCGGTGTCATTGTCGATCTCGGCCTTGCCGTCCAGACGTTCCTCAAGCACGCGGGCACCCTCATTATGGATGCCACGTCGCGCCATATCGATTGTTTCGATCTGGCTGGGGGGCATATTTTTGACCGCGTCGAAATAGCTTTCGCAGATCGCCCAGTAATCTTTGACCACCTGGCGGAACGGTGACAGCGACAGATGGAATTCTGCTGCCGGCTCTTCACCTTCGGTTTTGATGTCAAACACCAGACGTTTTTCACGAATGGAAAGGCCAACATGATAGGGGCCATCAGGAATGACACGATCATCCCGCTTGGGCAGGGCAAAGGTGTTATCCTCGATCAGGTCAAACATTGCGACTTTGCGCTCTTGTTCGATTTCAGGCGTGGGCGGCGGCAGATTTGCGTCGTCCAGCGCGATATGGCTGATGCGGCTCATGGCGGTCTTCCTGTGTGAGTCGCCTCTGCTTAGCGCAGCGCGCGTTTTGGGGCAATCTTACCGAGGTCAGATCACCACAAAAACGTTGCAATCAGTGTCGAAGAAACCCCGATCGCGGCACCTGCGGCCAGATAAATGGCTGTGCGCCACCGGTTTGGCTGAGTATTCAATTCAACCTGCTGTGATTGTCGGATCAGCGCGTTTTCCACAAGAACCGGCAAGCGAGGGCCATAGCGCATCAGGACGGACATGGTTTTTCCCAAATCACGCACCATCGCACGGGGACCTATGCTTTTGCGGATGTAATCCTCGACCACGGGTTTGGCGACTTGCCAAATGTTGATCTGCGGGCTAAGCGACCGCGCGACCCCTTCAACCACCACCATGGTACGTTGCAATAAGATTAGCTCGGTTCGGGTTTCCATGCCAAATTTTTCTGTTACTTCAAACAGATAGCTCAACAACCCACCCATTGAGATTTGGTGCGCATCCATGCCGAATATCGGCTCACCCACAGCACGCAGGGCACGTGCAAACTCGTCAACATCCTGATCAGCAGGGACATATCCCGCCTCAAAATGCACCTCTGCCACACGTTTATAATCGCGTTTGATGAACCCATAAAGGATCTCGGCATAGACCCGGCGGGTATATTCATCAATGTGCCCCATGATGCCGAAATCATAGGCAATGATATTACCACTGGCCGCGACCTTCAGGTTGCCCTGATGCATATCGGCGTGAAAATACCCATCACGCAGCGCATGGCTTAGGAACAATTGCAAAACCCGTTCGCCCAATGCCACCCGATCATGTCCGGCTGCATCCAGTGCATCATTATCCCCAAGCGCGGCACCATCAGCCCAAGCCATCGTCATGACCCGGCGCGAGGAATGCTCCCATTTCACGTCCGGCAGCTCAAACCCTTCGTCATTTGCGGTATTCGCCGCAAATTCTGACGCCGAAGACGCCTCTAACCGCAGATCCAGTTCGCCCAGAACCACACCCTCAAAATGCGCAATCACATCGCTGGGTCGCAACCGGCGTGACGCAGGCGAGAGAAATTCAATGGTGTTGGCGGCCAGATAAAAGGCATCAATATCCTTGCGAAACGCCTTTTCAATGCCGGGGCGTAGCACTTTTACGGCGACGTCTTCGCCCGTGCTGCGCAACCGCGCCTTATGCACCTGTGCAATCGAAGCTGCCGCAACCGGGGCACTGAAATCGTCAAACAACTCATTTACCGGAGATCCCAATTCAGCTGCAACTTCCTGTTCGGCAATTTCTTTCGGGAAGGCGGGCAATTTGTCCTGCAACACCCGCAATTGCGTCGCCAGCCCGTCACCCACCAGATCCGGCCGGGTCGACAGAATTTGACCAAACTTGATGTAGGCGGGGCCCAGAGCCGTCAGCGCCCGCGTGGCCGGAGGCATAGAGGTTTCACCCTTGTACCCCAGCCACTGAAATGGCCAAGCCAGACAACGCATCGTTACCTTTACCAATGGCGGCGCATCCATCGCCTCCATGATCAGGCTCATCGCACCGGTGCGTTCCAACGTGGCGCCTGTTCGGATCAGGCGCAGAATATTATGAGGGCCGCGCATACGTTAAATTTTCCAACCCGAATGCAAACAAGCAATGCCAAGGCTCAGATTGCGGTACTTAGCGTTTTCAAAACCCGCGTTGCGCACCATCTGCAAAAACGTCTCCTGATCGGGAAACTGACGGATCGATTCCACCAAATACTGATAGCTGTCTTTATCGTTGGCAATCACCTGTCCCATACGCGGAATGATATTGAAGGAATAAAGATCATAGGCCTTCTGCATCATGTCATTGGGGATCTGGTTGAATTCCAACACCATCAAACGCCCACCGGGTTTCAGCACCCGAAACGCCTCGTTCAGCGCTTCCTGAGGTCGCGTCACATTCCGGATGCCAAAGCTGATGGTGTAAACATCAAAGGTATTATCCTTGAACGGTAGCGCCATCGCGTCACCCGTCACCCAATCCAGGCTGTCGGCCATCTGATCAGCCTCGGCGCGTTTGCGCCCTTCCACCAACATCGGTTCGGTCAGATCCAGAACTGTGGCATGACCGTGGCCCGCACGTTTCAGAAAGCGAAAGCTGATATCGCCTGTGCCACCGGCCACATCCAGCAACCTTTGCCCCGGGCGCGGCGCCAGCCAATCCATCATCGCATCCTTCCAGATGCGGTGAATGCCAAAGGACATGGCATCATTCATGACATCATATTTTGATGCGACCGAACCGAATACGCCCTGCACCCGCCCGGCTTTTTCCGCCTCGGGAATATCCTGATAACCGAAATGAGTTGTTTTCTCGCTCATGGGCCTTGCCGTTTTGTGTTTCAGTTCTTCTTATAAGGTGCCGGGGCCGGGATACAATGCGCCCCTTTTGCCGCAAGGAAAATTGATCATGCCAGAATTGCCCGAGGTCGAAACCGTCCGCCGTGGCCTGACCCCGGCGATGGAGGGGCAGATCATCAAAGATGCACAGGTTAATCGCCCTGATTTACGTTGGCCTTTTCCTGAAAACATGGCCGAACGCCTACAGGGGCAGCGGGTGCAGGCCCTGCGTCGGCGGTCAAAGTACATTTTGGCGGATCTGTCCTCGGGGGAAACACTGCTGATCCATCTGGGCATGTCCGGTCGTATGTTGATCTCGGGCGATCCGCTAGGGCAGTTCCTACATGAGCACCCCGCACCACAAAAACATGACCATGTGGTGTTGGAAATGGGTAACGGTGCGCGAATCACATTCAACGACCCGCGCCGGTTTGGCGCGATGGATCTGTTGCCCAGTGACACCGCTGAAAGTCACCCACTTTTGGCCAAGCTCGGGCCAGAACCTCTGGGCAATGCCTTTTCCGAGGACTACTTGATCGCTGCACTGAAGGATAAGAACACCCCGATAAAATCGGCCCTACTAGATCAGCGAATCATTGCAGGTCTGGGCAATATTTACGTCTGCGAAGCCCTGTTTCGTGCTAAAATTTCCCCAAAGCGCAAGGCCGGTGCCATTTCAGGACGTCGCGTTTCTTTGCTGGTTCCTATCATCCGTGATGTGCTGTCCGAGGCAATTGAGGCAGGCGGATCATCCTTGCGTGATTTCAGGCAAGCGGATGGCGAATTAGGTTATTTTCAACATAGTTTCGACGTCTACGACCGCGAAGGTGACCCCTGCAAAAATGACGGATGTGAAGGTGTGATCAATCGCATCGTGCAGTCGGGACGTTCCTCCTTCTATTGTTCAAAATGTCAAAGATAGGTTGAACAGCGCTGCCAGAATGGTAATGAATCATCTTTGACTGGAACAAGCGAAAGCATACCACATGGCCTATGAGACGATCATCGTCGAAATAGAAGACCACGTTGCCCTCATTACTTTGAACCGCCCCGACGCTATGAATGCGCTGAATGATCAGCTGTTGGGCGAGCTGGTGAGTGCACTGGACGACGCGCAATCAAATGACAAAGTACGCTGCGTTGTCATTACCGGATCAGAAAAAGCCTTTGCCGCCGGCGCAGACATCAAAATGATGAGCGAGAAAAGCTTTGTTGATGTGTTCAGCGAAGATCTGTTTGGCCCAGAGGCTGACGGTATCATGCGCTTCCGAAAGCCGATTATCGCGGCTGTGTCTGGCTATGCGCTGGGTGGTGGTTGCGAATTGGCAATGATGTGCGATTTCATCATCGCGTCCGACACCGCTAAATTTGGCCAGCCCGAAATCAATCTGGGTGTCATGGCTGGTTTGGGTGGCTCACAGCGCCTAACCCGCTTTGTTGGTAAATCCAAAGCTATGGACATGAACCTGACTGGCCGTTTCATGGACGCGGATGAAGCCGAACGCTCTGGTCTGGTCTCCCGCGTCGTGCCGGTCAAAAAGCTGATGGAAGAGGCGATGTCTGCCGCTGTTAAAATCGCCGAAAAGTCCGCAATCGCGACCATGGCTGTCAAAGAATCGGTCAATCGCTCGTATGAGACCACCCTGCGCGAAGGTCTTTTGTTCGAGCGTCGCGTTTTCCAATCGCTCTTCGCGACAGAAGATCAAAAAGAAGGCATGGCTGCCTTCATGGAAAAACGCGAAGCTCAATTCCGGGATAAATAAATCCGCCTGTATTTTTTGTAATACGAAATTAAAGCGCCCTTGGGCGCTTTAATAGTTTTTGGGGTTTTGCGGTTTGTGTACATTTCTGGGGGTAAAATGTACATCCTGTACGCAAATCCCTGCGTTGATTACGCAGTCATTGGAGCGTCTTCCGGCTTATGTAATGAAATCACCATCACAACTGCAGCCCCGTTCAGCCAATAGAATGCTGCATCCAATCCAGTGAATCCAAAGATGAACGGCGCGGCAAGAAAGGTTAATCCGACAACCAGATCTACAGCCATATGCAAGCTGTAAGGCAGTACCCGGATCAATCCGAGGTGATGGTCGGTGAGTATGGTCAGCACTAGGGCAGCGATACCCGTTACCACGGACAAATATAGTGCCATCGGGTTGCTTTCGCCGAGGCCCAAAACGAATGGTAAAGCGATCAATGCAAAGGCTACTGGGTAATCAAGATAAGCGTGAATACGGCGCGTTACGAATTTGACGGACATATCGTGTTCCTTGTGAATGTTCTGATATGTATTGAATAAGTGCTGCTCTGCGCCTAATGAATGCGCAGGAATGCGAGAATTATTGCAGATCGTTCAGATTCATGGACGCATGAGTTTTAATCATAGGTGCCTGAGGGCGCTTCTTGATGACGACGCATATTGAAAGTTTCCTATTTGCATTTGTTGGAAATTTGTCTATAGGACGCGTCAATACATGCGCGTGCGGCCCGCTCTGGCCAGAATCACCGGTTAGGTCTACCGGCTCGGGACGCTTTAGCGCTATTGAAATATAGAGAACCCGAAAAGGACCTCATCCATGGCAAATACGCCTCAGTCAAAAAAACGCGCCCGCCAGAACGAGCGTCGTCAGGCCGTTAACAAAGCGCGCCGCTCTCGTATCCGTACACACCTGCGCAAAGTCGAAGAAGCAATCACTTCTGGCGACAAAGACGCCGCAACTGCCGCTCTGCGTGCTGCTCAGCCTGAGCTGATGCGCGGCGTTACCAAAGGCGTTCTGCACAAAAACACTGCGTCACGTAAAGTGTCGCGCCTGGCCGCGCGAGTCAAGGCACTGGCGTGAACGGTATCGTGAAGTTGGCCTGTCAAGGCTGATATGAGAAGGCATCGCTTTTTGCGGTGCCTTTTTGCATGTGAGCAACGGAAAGCGGGCGCCTGAGATTCTTTTCGACTAATCGCACTGTCAAGGGCGAAGATCAGTTGCCCGCTCCCGACTCAAATTGCTAGTTTCATTTCAGCGATTCACGCTTGGGGGGACAAGCAGCGCGATTTACCAAATGGGCATGCTCATATGGTTAATGCTCTGCGTCAGGTTAGGCTTCGGTCTGGTCATGTCCAACGGGAATGCACGGCAGTTACAAATCCACGCGCGGACTCTTGGGGATCTCCGCGTCGTATCAGGATTGCCACCGTGTCAGGCCCGATCGGGAAATGAAATCTTAGCAATCGACCGCTACGGCGGTTGAGTAAGATGTGCTTTTCCGCTTCAATGTCATGTTTTGCCAATAACTTGGGTCAATGTATGGCCTGTAATGAATTTTGTGTCGGTCGATCGAAGCTCGCGGAATGGTGAATATGACAAACGAACAATGGGGCCAATTGAAACAAAACCTTCTGGCATCTGTCGGGAAGAATAATTTTAAGAATTGGATTGAGCCGCTTGAGCTGTCGTTTGTTGCAGATGGTGTTGTGAATTTTGTGGTTCCAACAGTATTTCTAGGTAATTATGTATCCCAAAACTTTGGCGATTTGATCTTGTATCACGTTAATAGTCTGGCACCTGAGGTGCGCCGCATCCAATTCCAGACAGCGGCCAACACCACGACCTCACCACAACCGGAGCAAAAAGCAGACAAACCTGCGCCCGTTGTTGCAAGGCCTGATGGCAATCAGGTGCCAACAGCACCGCTTGATATGCGTTTCACATTTGATAGTTTTGTCGTGGGGAAACCCAACGAATTGGCCCATGCTGCCGCGAAACGCGTGGCCGAAGGTGGCCCGGTGACGTTTAATCCGCTGTTTCTTTATGGTGGGGTTGGTTTGGGTAAAACCCACTTGATGCACGCTATTGCATGGGATCTGAAAAACCGCCGCCCGGATCTAAACGTTGTTTATCTGTCAGCAGAGCAATTCATGTACCGTTTTGTGCAGGCCCTGCGTGATCGAAAGATGATGGACTTCAAGGAGATGTTCCGCTCGGTCGATGTCTTGATGGTGGATGATGTGCAGTTCATTGCCGGGAAAGACAGCACACAAGAGGAATTTTTCCATACTTTCAATGCGCTGGTGGATCAGAACAAACAGATCATCATTTCTGCAGATCGTGCGCCTGGCGAGATTCGCAATCTTGAAGAGCGGATCAAATCACGCCTGCAGTGTGGGCTGGTTGTTGATCTGCACCCAACGGATTATGAGTTGCGCCTTGGCATCCTGCAGACCAAGACCGATCAGTTCTTCCGTCAATATCCTGACCTGAAAATGGCCGATGGTGTGTTGGAATTCTTGGCCCACCGCATCAGCACCAACGTGCGTGTGCTTGAAGGTGCATTGACCCGGTTGTTCGCTTTTGCATCTTTGGTAGGGCATGAGATTACGCTGGAACTGACACAGGATTGTCTGGCGGATGTGCTGCGCGCATCAGAGCGCAAAGTCTCGGTTGAGGAAATTCAGCGTCAGGTTTCGGATCACTACAATATTCGCTTGTCGGATATGATCGGGCCTAAACGTCTGCGGACCTTTGCACGCCCGCGTCAGGTGGCGATGTATCTTTGCAAGCAGATGACCAGCCGCTCACTGCCCGAAATTGGCCGTCGCTTTGGCGGGCGCGACCACACCACCGTTATGCACGGGGTTAAGCGGATTGAAGAATTGCGTTCACAGGATGCTCAGATCGCCGAAGATCTGGAACTTCTGCGCCGCACTTTGGAAGGCTGAAGCACCCGCCCCCTTGACCCTCGGGTGAATTGGGCTGAAAACTCTAGAAAAGAAAAGACTTGAGCCGAAAGAGGAAGTTGATAACTTGCCCCTCCCGGTATCAATCCGTGACTGTAAGGGAGTGAGGGTATGAAACTCAGCATCGAACGCGCAACGCTGCTCAAAGCGGTAAGTCAGGCGCAATCTGTTGTCGAGCGGCGCAACACCATTCCGATCCTGGCGAATGTCTTGATCGAAGCCGAAGGTGATGCTGTGCATTTCCGTGCCACGGACTTGGATATCGAAGTGGTCGACAAAGCCCCGGCCAAGGTTGAACGCGCAGGCGCGACAACTGTTTCGGCGGTGCTGTTGCATGAAATTGTGCGTAAGCTTCCCGATGGTGCGTTGGTCAATTTGACCGCTGATGCCGCAGCTGGTCGTCTGACAGTGGATGCAGGGCGCTCAAACTTCAGCTTGGCAACCCTACCCAAAGAAGATTTCCCGGTGATGGCCTCCTCAGAGTATGCCAGCAATTTCAGCGCCAAAGCGCCCGATCTGCGCCGCTTGTTTGACAAATCAAAATTCGCGATCTCGACCGAGGAAACCCGCTACTATCTGAACGGTGTTTATATGCACGTCTCTGACGCCGATGGCGGTCAGGTGTTGCGTTGCGTTGCCACAGACGGCCACCGTCTGGCGCGCATCGACAGTGACTTGCCCGAAGGTGCAAGTGATATGCCGGGCGTGATTGTACCGCGTAAAACCGTGGGCGAGCTGCGCAAACTGCTGGACGACGACGAGATGAAAATCGCCGTTTCAGTTTCTGAGACAAAAATCCGTTTTGCCACACCTGACATTACGCTGACGTCCAAGGTAATTGATGGCACGTTCCCCGATTACACACGAGTGATCCCGCAGGGCAACACCCGGCGTCTGGAAGTGGATGCCGCAGAATTTGCCAAGGCAGTGGATCGAGTGGCAACTGTCAGCTCAGAGCGTTCACGTGCGGTTAAACTAGCATTGGATGAGGACCGCTTAGTTCTATCAGTGAATGCGCCAGATAGCGGTGCCGCTGAAGAAGAGCTGGCCGTGGCCTATGGTGATGAGCGGTTGGAAATTGGCTTCAACGCCAAATACCTGCTGGAGATTGCGAGTCAGGTTGATCGTGAGAATGCGGTCTTCATGTTCAATTCTTCGGGTGACCCAACCTTGATGCGCGAAGGCAATGATACGACAGCGGTTTACGTTGTCATGCCGATGCGCGTGTGACAGCGGTCGGATGCCTCCGACGGGAGTATTTGAGGAAAGATGAAAGGGCGGCATGCCGGGGCTTTATCTTTCTGCGCTGACGATTTCGTATTTCCGCTCGCACAAGTCTGCGCAGCTGAAACTGGATGCACGGCCCATCGCCATTCATGGCCCGAATGGTGCGGGCAAAACTAATATTCTTGAAGCGGTATCGCTGTTTTCACCGGGGCGTGGTTTGCGCCGTGCTGCGGCGCAGGATATGGCGCGGCGCCCGGATGCGATTGGCTGGAGGCTGACCGGTATCCTGCAATCCTTGCATCAGGTGCATGAGGTCAAGATTTGGTCCGAAGGCGGCGCCGCGCGACAGGTGCGGATCGACGACAAAGCCGCATCACAGGTTTCTCTGGGGCGTATTGCGCGGGTGCTGTGGCTGATCCCGTCGATGGACCGGTTGTGGATCGAAGGGGCTGAGGGGCGACGACGGTTTCTGGACCGTATGACGCTCAGTTTTGACCCCTCACATGCGGAAGCGTCTTTGTCCTTTGAAAAGGCGATGCGTGAACGTAATCGCCTGCTCAAAGATCAAGTACGTGATGGCCATTGGTATGTGGCGTTGGAGCGGCAGATGGCAGAATCTGGGGTTGCGATTCACCAAAACCGTATGGCTGCGTTGGCGCAGCTGCAGTCGGCACAGGCTGAGGCTGAAACCACATTTCCAGTGGCGGACTTAGAATTGACACTCAGCGAAGGTGAGATGCCAGAGAGTGAATCTGATTTTCGCGATGCCTTGTCTGA is a window from the Roseovarius sp. EL26 genome containing:
- the dnaN gene encoding DNA polymerase III subunit beta, which encodes MKLSIERATLLKAVSQAQSVVERRNTIPILANVLIEAEGDAVHFRATDLDIEVVDKAPAKVERAGATTVSAVLLHEIVRKLPDGALVNLTADAAAGRLTVDAGRSNFSLATLPKEDFPVMASSEYASNFSAKAPDLRRLFDKSKFAISTEETRYYLNGVYMHVSDADGGQVLRCVATDGHRLARIDSDLPEGASDMPGVIVPRKTVGELRKLLDDDEMKIAVSVSETKIRFATPDITLTSKVIDGTFPDYTRVIPQGNTRRLEVDAAEFAKAVDRVATVSSERSRAVKLALDEDRLVLSVNAPDSGAAEEELAVAYGDERLEIGFNAKYLLEIASQVDRENAVFMFNSSGDPTLMREGNDTTAVYVVMPMRV
- the recF gene encoding DNA replication/repair protein RecF, with amino-acid sequence MPGLYLSALTISYFRSHKSAQLKLDARPIAIHGPNGAGKTNILEAVSLFSPGRGLRRAAAQDMARRPDAIGWRLTGILQSLHQVHEVKIWSEGGAARQVRIDDKAASQVSLGRIARVLWLIPSMDRLWIEGAEGRRRFLDRMTLSFDPSHAEASLSFEKAMRERNRLLKDQVRDGHWYVALERQMAESGVAIHQNRMAALAQLQSAQAEAETTFPVADLELTLSEGEMPESESDFRDALSESRFRDLAAGRTLIGPHRADLYGVYAAKGVPARDCSTGEQKALLVSLILANARALTRNFGAPPILLLDEVAAHLDAGRRAALYDELCALGAQAWMTGTGPELFTELGERAQHIEVTGDGLP